From a single bacterium genomic region:
- a CDS encoding nuclear transport factor 2 family protein, with translation MVVPKDELSLFIRDWYYAASEGHVEAFLNCFLKDGSTTYFGTDPHELWYGYDQIKENIEENFRTYGKWTVMSKNLQVQQVGDAAFFTDEVELSARFGGSSIAEDGRMSGVLVLKNGHWKIAHVHFSFGIANRDLLPG, from the coding sequence GGTCGTTCCCAAAGATGAACTTTCATTATTCATTCGAGACTGGTATTACGCTGCCTCTGAAGGCCATGTGGAAGCGTTCTTAAACTGTTTCCTGAAGGATGGAAGCACGACCTATTTTGGCACTGACCCTCATGAGCTCTGGTATGGATACGATCAGATTAAGGAGAACATTGAGGAGAATTTTCGAACTTACGGGAAATGGACTGTGATGAGCAAGAATTTACAGGTTCAACAAGTGGGGGATGCGGCTTTTTTTACCGATGAAGTCGAATTGTCTGCTCGCTTTGGGGGAAGCAGTATCGCGGAAGACGGACGCATGTCCGGCGTTCTTGTTTTGAAAAACGGCCATTGGAAAATTGCGCATGTCCACTTCTCCTTCGGCATCGCCAATCGGGACCTCCTCCCCGGCTAA
- the tsaD gene encoding tRNA (adenosine(37)-N6)-threonylcarbamoyltransferase complex transferase subunit TsaD, with amino-acid sequence MIVLGIETSCDETSVAVVQDQKILSNVISSQVKVHETFGGVVPELASRHHLDNIGWVLQEAIDQSGITSKQIEGIGVTYGPGLVGSLLVGLNTAKALAYAWNIPYVGVNHLEAHLHSVFLEHPNAEMPMLSIIASGGHTSLYHLHSKDQYELLGETRDDAIGEAFDKVAKLLGLGYPGGPVIDRIADCKGANPIGLTKAQFGEDTYDFSYSGIKTAVLHYVQKNHVSSHDGSAVYSEAVVDICRSFQTVAIEMLLDPMKKAHYRKKPRSVSFSGGVACNSHLRTQAELWGKQENTPVYFPSLILSTDNAAMIAAVAQHKLSSGIINKMDLNADPNLKY; translated from the coding sequence ATGATAGTGCTTGGTATTGAAACATCTTGCGATGAAACTTCGGTTGCCGTCGTGCAAGATCAAAAGATCTTGAGCAATGTGATCTCATCGCAAGTCAAAGTTCACGAGACATTCGGTGGAGTTGTGCCCGAATTGGCGTCGAGACATCATCTGGACAATATCGGCTGGGTATTACAGGAAGCAATCGATCAATCCGGTATCACATCGAAACAAATCGAAGGGATCGGTGTAACGTACGGTCCAGGGCTTGTGGGATCCCTCCTGGTCGGATTGAACACAGCAAAGGCACTCGCTTACGCATGGAATATACCCTACGTCGGTGTCAATCATCTGGAAGCGCACCTTCACTCCGTTTTCCTGGAACATCCGAATGCTGAGATGCCGATGCTCAGCATTATCGCGTCCGGTGGCCATACGAGCCTGTACCATTTGCACTCGAAAGATCAATACGAGCTTCTGGGCGAAACTCGGGATGATGCAATCGGAGAAGCTTTCGATAAAGTGGCAAAGCTTTTGGGATTGGGATATCCGGGCGGCCCGGTAATTGACCGGATCGCAGACTGTAAAGGTGCAAACCCGATCGGGTTAACGAAAGCGCAATTCGGTGAAGACACTTACGATTTTAGCTACAGTGGAATCAAAACCGCAGTTCTCCATTACGTTCAAAAAAATCATGTTTCATCGCACGATGGTTCGGCAGTCTATTCCGAGGCGGTCGTCGATATTTGCCGTTCCTTCCAAACCGTCGCCATAGAAATGTTGCTTGACCCGATGAAAAAGGCTCATTACCGGAAAAAGCCTCGCTCTGTTTCGTTTTCAGGTGGCGTTGCATGCAATTCCCACCTCAGGACTCAGGCGGAGCTGTGGGGAAAACAGGAGAACACTCCCGTTTACTTTCCTTCTTTGATTCTGTCTACCGACAATGCGGCAATGATTGCCGCTGTCGCGCAACACAAACTCTCCTCCGGCATTATCAACAAAATGGATTTGAATGCCGACCCAAACCTCAAGTATTAA
- a CDS encoding secondary thiamine-phosphate synthase enzyme YjbQ, translated as MRKTIHISTDTRNGLYDITEEVKKIVKASEIQNGIVNVYVRHATAGIMIQENWDDSVQTDVVNLLKKMIPEGVWLHDRQDGNGDAHLKSGLVGPSETVPLVDGAMALGRWQNIFLCEFDGPKKREILVTVIADAK; from the coding sequence ATGCGTAAGACGATTCACATCTCTACCGACACCCGTAACGGGCTTTACGACATCACAGAAGAAGTAAAGAAAATTGTAAAAGCATCTGAAATTCAAAATGGAATCGTTAATGTTTACGTGCGTCATGCAACTGCGGGGATCATGATCCAGGAAAACTGGGACGATTCGGTTCAAACGGACGTCGTGAATCTTTTGAAAAAAATGATCCCGGAAGGTGTGTGGCTTCATGACCGGCAGGACGGAAATGGTGATGCGCATCTGAAGTCAGGCCTGGTAGGGCCATCTGAAACAGTTCCTCTTGTGGATGGTGCAATGGCACTCGGCCGCTGGCAAAACATTTTTCTTTGCGAATTTGACGGCCCCAAAAAGCGCGAGATCCTGGTGACTGTGATCGCTGATGCAAAGTAG